The following nucleotide sequence is from Malania oleifera isolate guangnan ecotype guangnan chromosome 4, ASM2987363v1, whole genome shotgun sequence.
TTTTACTTGCACTACAGTTTTCCTGGGAAAGTGGTTCGGGAATGTTCTTGCCTTGGTTTGCCCTTGAAGCAATCCAAGCACTCTCAGATCGGCAACGGAGGTCGTTTGTTCAGTTCTTTTAGGGTTTTGGCGCGTCAATCAGTGAGCAGAGCGTAGAGGAATAGCGTAAGTGTGTGAACTTTATAACTTCGTTTTCTTGGAATAATAAACTACGTGAGTTGAGGTAATTGAGTTTAAAATTTGCCTTTTCTGTTTGGCTGCTGGGAGAACAGAGCGAGAGGAAAGGAAATGAGGAGATTTTACGACAGAAAATTATAGTTTTGCTTCAACTGAGCTAAAGTGTTTGTgggacttaattttttttttttttcctttttctatattttctcaatttctctgcgGCCGAATGGAGGAGTAATAAAATTGGAGCACTCTAGTTGTTTGAATGATTTTTTCTCTTCGTTTCCCTTGTTAATATCCTAAATCAGCTTTTTACTGTTCTCCCTTGAGGGAGAGTAGATGAATTCATCGGTAATTCACTAAGGAAGGGGAATGATTAGATTCAGATGCCCCGTGAAATCCGCTCATTACTGCACTGCGCCCTATGCTGTTTGTTTAGGCTACAAAAAATCTAGGCCGTTTGCTGCCGCATTTTCTTACTTCTCAAATTCAGTTTATTGATTTATTCCCTGATTTAGTTGTGGCAGCTGGCAGTATTTTAGCTTCAATTAATGGATTAGGAAAATATTACTTTTCTGCTTAGTTCTGTATCTTTTGCATGCGTAGCCAGTCTAGGACAAATTTGCTTGAAAATTATTTCTAATTTGAGTTCTTTCTTCTGGAGTTCATTTGGACAGTTGTTTAATTCTAAAGCCCATATCAGAAATTGGCCGCAATAGATGTTTCTATTTTAGACACAGTAACAGGATTTGAAGTTAGATTTGTGTGACACTTTGCATCTAAGTTCTTGTGCATGTTCTGTTACTGACACACTGATATCTTACTTGTATCGCAGGGTGATACAACTTTTTCTGAAAGGTTAATAGATGGCTACGCTTGCAGATATAGGGCTTTCTGCTGCTATCAATATCCTCAGTGCTTTTATATTCTTGGTGGCATTTGCTATTCTTCGGCTTCAGCCTTTCAATGATAGGGTTTATTTTCCGAAATGGTACATTAAAGGATTAAGAAGCAGTCCAACACAATCGGGAGCATTTGTACGCTTTGTCAATTTGGACTTCAGATCATATGTTAGGTTTCTGAATTGGATGCCAGATGCTTTGAAAATGCCAGAACCTGAACTCATTGACCATGCGGGATTGGATTCTGCTGTTTACTTGCGGATATACTTGATAGGGTATGCTGCATTAGATCTTAATAATTCTtcaatcttcattttttttccttgttcCATTGGTTGCTTCTTCCAAACAACCATGCATAAATGCTAACCTAGAAAGTAGAATAAAAAAGATCATCCATGCTTCTTTTCAACTATTCCAAccctaaaattttcattttattttcatctCTATTGACAAGCTAATGGGAGATCATTCATATAGTAGGATAGTAATGTTACAATGAACATTCCGAAAATGATCCAGCCCTTTAATAAGCTCATAAACATCTTGTTCAAAGCAAGGCCAAAATAAAGGACAAGAAAAAAATCCAAACCTTTTTGTCTTCCACTAAAGGGATGATAGGCCAATAGAGACCTGTCATTCTGCATCTTGGAATTTTGGATTGGAAACTACTGATGATCCACCCAAAGTCTTTATTAATGTTCATTTATACTTGGGTAGATGGAATCTTGGGTCAATAATTTGTAGTTGAGGTGTgtgaggttttgtgaaaatatagATAAGAGTGGATAGATAGATTTTGGTGCGTCATTTTGGTTGGCCAAGAAATAGGAACGTTTTGGAAGTGCTATGTAATGGTGTAAAATTTTGGAAATGAATGTAATTGCTCTAGAGATTAAAGCAAGTCCATATACACCTCAAAATGAATTTTGTTCTCCACTCCTTTATTATAAAAGTCTTCTCTCTAAACTGCATAAATTGAATATAAAAATCCAAAAGTAGAAAATGCAATTGCCCTCTATGTGGATGTGTTGTCCCCTTTAATGTTGTGCTGGCTATCTTTTTTCCCTGGGAAAGAATACTATTTTTGTGCTGTGTGAATATTATGTCTGTTGAATATATATTCAAGGTTCTTGGCTGATTGTTTTGCTTTAACTTATGCAGGCTTAAGATCTTTGTTCCCATAACATTCCTTGCACTTACTATCCTGGTGCCAGTTAATTGGACAAATAGCACTTTGGAGCTAAGCAAAGCAACTTACAGTGACATCGATAAGCTTTCTATTTCAAATATTCCGCTTGGATCCTATAGGTCTGTTGTGTTGCTATTGTTCCATATTGTAGCTTGCCCTTTCTGTATATTTATGATGATCATTTTGCATATTGAATCTGCATTAGTCACAATACAATCTTTTCCCTATTTATTTATGCATTTTGGATTGCTTGTAGTACCTTCTGACACACACACGCACATTCACTCATGCACTCGCTGACAAGTTGCTGTGCCACTTGAAAATGTGTTTTTTTTCATTTGGCAGGTGCTTTGTTAAACAGCACACACTGCCATAATACTTGCATTATAATTTTGGTCCACAGAAAACTTTCAAGGATGAAACGGGCAGTGCAAAGAATCACTGAGGCAATAGGGAATATGCCAAAAGATGGTTATTTTTATGCGGTTTCTTCTGAGTTTCTTTATACCTATTTTTTGAATAACCACATATTGTTCTCTGCAAATACTAGTTTTTCTTTATCCCCTGTAAGTTCATGTCCATAAGAATGTTAGTTCTTACGATTCAGATGTCATGATTTATGAAGATAATTCTTACCTCACTAGATTTTCTGTATATATGATTAGAACTCCGATTTTAGTAAATTGTTTAAACAATAATTGGTATGTTTTTTAATTacattaagaaaaatattaagagCCATATATATGAAGTAAGTCCCATtacaatttttgtttttgttagtCCCCAAACCCAATGCTTCGGAGGCAAttgattttccctttttttctaaGCTAGCTTTGGCAAGTTGGAGGGGGagatatttttctttttagtacATGTTATCATATAAGATATGATATAAGAAGAATACTTTTAAAAATGAGATAAAACTAAGCAAAAAATTTTGGCACTCAGTTGTGATAATTTTGATATGAATCTGTTTCAGTAAATTGTTAACTTTTGTATTTTTAAATCACTTTAAGAGAAATTTTACAGTGAGCTACATAAATAAGGTAAATTGCAGCACAACTCTTGTATTTGTTAGTCCTCTGAAGCTTGGGGGGAGATTGATGCTCCcttttaaaaattaggaaataaCACATATGATAAATCTCAGCACAAAAGTTTGGCACGCAGTTGTGATTATTTCGATTGGATCAGAATATGATAGGGACTGCATTGATATGAAGCCAGTTTAGCAAAATTGTTCAATCAATAATTTAAgtgttttttaattatttttagagAAATATTACAATGAGCTACTTAGATGAGGTAAATTGCAGCACAATTCTTGTTTTTGTTAGTCCCCTGAAGCTTGGGGGGAAATTAATGCTCCCTTTTTTGTTTTAAGCAAACTTTCCTAAAAGAAGAAATTGAGCATGGTCTATcttattattttactaaataatTTTCTCAGCAGTTACTGCCAatagattttttgattttattatgCAAAAAACGTTTATTGATCCCCTTTGTTTTCAAGATAATCATTCGCTGAACAAGTCACTCAATCTATAGTAATTCCCCTGTTTACGGTGGTTGCAGATTTTGGGCTCATATTGTGATGGCCTATGTGTTCACTTTTTGGACATGCTATGTATTGCAAAAGGAGTATGAGACAATTGCGTCAATGCGATTGCAGTTTCTTGCAACAGAAAGACGCCGTCCAGATCAATTTACAGTAAGATGAGATTCATTCTCATTGAAGTCATCtaatttgtgattttttttttaaatttattttatgatTATCTTGAAttgtttgtattttctttattagAATGCAAATAGTGATCTGTGAAGGTTGTAGACTGATTTAAGATTTGAGCTGTATCAGATTTGAGAATACAATGCAACGATTGAAATTCAATGGCACTGAAgcatatattaattaataaattatactTTATTAATTAGTAGTTTCATCAGTTTGAAGATGTTGTGTGAGTCAAAGATAAGGTTGAAACATGATCACAATAAAGTGCAAATAAGTCAATAAACTACACTTTGGGTAATTTGAAGATTTTTCCACAGTTGTGAATATAATTCAAAGTATCCATTTTCTtgcatacaaatattaaatatatttctttctttagaaattttattatataaagaTTTCCTGCTATTTACCATGTTAACTATTTTAGCAATACGGTGGAGCTCAGTTGCCGAACTATTATTAgcctcaaatttttcaaaaaatttaacagTATAGAGTTCAGTAAGTGCTAACTTTAAATTTGTCAATTATTTTTTcttctattaatttttttttgttggagTATTTCTTGGCCATGCATGGTCATCTTGACTTTGACGTTTAGATACAATGGCTACCATGTTCAATGCTATTCATGAATCTATTGATGCTTGACTGTTGGCTTCTCCCGTTGCTTCATAGTATGTGCAAGAGAGATGCTGGAGATAAGAATGCAATAGGGACTTGCCTGAGAGGCTGGCCATGGTTTTGCAGTAACTAGTCTGCTTTTGGTGAGAAGAAGTGGGGTTCCCTGATATTTTTTCCAAATTCCAAACAGGGTCTTAAGGACTCTTGTTGACTACCACACTACGAATTTCTTCCTTACAATTTCTATTGATGCTGCATTTGGGGCATGCATTTCAGACTTTGGATTTGGATTCGGGTGTATTTagaaaaaattcaatacaattttgttaCATCTGTCCAAAtacacacaaatccaaatccaagacctctCCCAAACATAGGGTGTGGGAACATATAAgttattttacaattttattaaCAGAAAAACTAATGGAGTTAAACGGCATTTTGCTCTTGGACATTtatgtgtaatatatatatatatatatatgcaatgtATATGTATAATGTATCTATGtatgatgtatatatgtatgatgtatatatgtatggatGGATTGTAAATTGAGAAGGCTAACCAGTTATACATACTTCCAATACTTTGAAAATGCATGTCTATAATAACTTTTCTAATGGAATATGGTTGTTTACAGGTCCTTGTTAGGAATGTGCCCCAAATACTTTGAAAATGCATGTCTATAATAACTTTCTTATGGAATATGGTTGTTTGCAGGTCCTTGTTAGGAATGTGCCCCCAGATCCGGATGAATCTATTAGTGAGCTTGTGGAACATTTCTTCCTGGTTAATCATCCAGAACACTATCTCACCAATCAGGTTGAACCCAGCTTGCTTAACATTCCATGAGAATTTCTTGCTTTCCATTGccatatctttttcttttttttttaaatttatttttaggatctTTATGGTAAAGTCTCTGTTGGATTGGAATATTTAGATGATGGAGAAAAAAGTGAAAGTGAGTTGAGGTACCAACAAGGTTGCCCCATCTAGTATGTTTTTAGCCCCCTCATGGAATCTTTAAGGGGGTTTGATCATCCATACCCTcaagaatatttatttttttataagggGGTTGATAGGGGGCTGAACCCAGGACCTCAGTCGCATAAGAGGAGGCACTCACCATGATAACCACAGTTTGGGCATATAGAAATATCAAGTCTcatcaaattttaaaatcttttactTTAAAGCCTCGCGTGAAATTTGAAGAACATTAGGGGTAGTAACagaaaatatgaaggaatccaAATTTTTCATACTTGGTTATGGATAGTGTGAAAGAAATAATGTATAGAACAAATCAGttaacaaaaaattgattttacaaatTATTAACATTTACTTTTTTCTTGATCTTGAATCATACTagaacaaatttatttttaatggtatttaatgtagaaagaaaatataatagaagATGGATTTCTTCTTGTTTctctttcaaattttttcctcaaataaaataattgatCCAAATAGCacctaaataaattttaattatttatatactTATTAATTAATCACTTTTTTACCCTTTTAAATAAATTCAAAGTATTAATTCTCTCGTTATTAcgtaatattttttttatcttttaatgatAATGATAACTATCATCCATGCAGCATCATCATTAATCCTTGTTGTAATACATAAATATATgtgtacacacacacacgcacacacacatatcaTTAGATTCGACCACCGATTCAACCTGCCAGTCCCACCAGTCAAAACAGATCCAGTGGCTTCACCAGGCTGCTCACAATAATTATGAGAATATCACTATAAATTCTCTGCATAGGGCAAAATTCACAGCATCAATGAAGAAACTAAATTTTCCTAGATagtaaaattttcatttatttcctttcttttttgtTAAGGCTCATCATTGAATATAATTTATgattgttatttaatattttagtttattactAAAACTATTTTACTCAGGTTGTATGCAATGCAAATAAACTTGCAAAACTGGTCGAGGAGAAGAAAGGCAAGCATAATTGGCTTGATTACTATGAAAATAAATATTCTCGAAACCAGTCAAAGAGACCTCTTATCAAGGTACTACAGTGTATTGCAATTTGCTCTGTGGCCTCATAATTAACCCCTTTATCTTACATGTTGAACCCTATTTATGCTATTTTTGGCTTCTGATTTGTGACCTAATTCTGCACATGTTTTCCCTAGCAGACTGGTTGTCTTGGCCTTTGTGGAGATCGAGTGGATGCAATTGAATTTCATGCATCTGAGATTGAGAGATTATCAAAAGAAGTAAAAATATTTCCCTTTTAACTTCTTATtagatatttatttttctgaagTTAAACTGTTTGTTATTATAGTTTTTCCTATTAGTCCATAGACATGCTAGGTGATTTATGTTTTATAGGAAGAGCCTTGGCCCAGTGGTGAGGGTGTTTCACTCAAGCCAGCGGGTCACAGGTTCCAAAATCAGGTAAACAGCCTCTACAATTGTGGAGGTAAGGCTGGATAAATCATGCCCTCCTCTGATCCGTGATATGGCACACAAACTTTGTGTGCTGGTTTTTAGCATATTTATCTTTTCAATTTGAACTACAAAATAGTTTTTTAGAGTGGTGCAGTAGTTTCAATGCCCTCCTCTGATCCCTGATGTGGCACACAAACTTTGTGCactggttttttgtttttttgttttttgttttgttttgttttgttttttgttttttgttttgttttgttttgttttgtttttgtttttgttttttttgtttttttgttttttgtttttttttttttatgtttttagcATATTTATCTTTTCAATTTGAACTACAAAATAGTTCTTTAGAGTGGTGCAGCAGTTTCAATGCTATGATGATGTTTGTTCATTTTAAATTGTTTCCTGTATGAGAATTTCAGTAATTCTTTAGAATCTTGCTGCAGTTTCAAAACTTTCCCGCTTCAAATTTAATGTAATAATGGCTATATGCCCCCATTGTCGTACTAGATAGCTATTATTTGACTAGTGAATATCTCATTTGTGCTGAATTTTACAAGGATTGCCTTAAAAAGGCATGCTCCACATCAAACTACAGAAAGACATGTCTTTAGAAGATTCCTAAAAATAGGCAGATTTGATCAAGGTTCCTAACCTTCATGGTTTCAGTGCCCTTACCCAGTAATTTCTCATAGGTATGTTCTGTACTAGACATTTTTGACATTTTGCCAGTGTCATTAATTGATGATTACACAATTTGAAAGATGATTCTAGACTTAGGAATTTAAAGTAGGAAGAGATAATGAAGAATGATTATTCTGAATTGAGGCCCAATAATGGGAAGGGTTGAAACTTAGAGAGAGATAATATTATATGATTCCTTATTTGGCTTGATGGAAGTTGAAATCATCATCGACAAAATTTGAGATTCAAATTTAAGATAAATGGTCTAAAATCACCACATGCAATGACAAGGTGGAGAATCATGGAAACTAACCAAGATTGCAATAATCCTTATTATCTCTTGAGCCATGGCATGCAATTAAGTTTGACTTTCTGTGATTGTGGGTTATTGGATGCGATTGGGAGTTAGGCTGCATAGAAATAATGAGAGGTAATGGAGATTGCTGAGACAGGAAAATTAGGCAATCCATAGGAACTCAAGTGTCAAGCGGAAAAGGGGGGGATGAAGTCAGGATGATATAAAATTGAAAAGTGATAGCAAGGGTGGTGCAATGAAGTCCTTTCTTATGCAGTAGCAACGGTGGTGCAATACTCCAGAGCAGGAAGCTTTGGGCTAGTGAGGGTCTCCGGTGAGAATGAGGACCAAACATGCAAATTGGAGAGTGCTAAGGGTGAGGTTATCATCCAACAAGAGGAGGTTGTCTCCAACCCAACTACACAACCCCCTTCCAGCTTACCCTGCGCCTTCTCTTTTATCACCAATATGTGTTGGGTTCTTATGTTTAAAGAAAGAATATCAATCCCACTTATTGGACTGTTGGAACTTGGATTTGTTGAAGATTTGCTTCATTTTACTCCTGTGGTTTTTGTCTATTTTATGCCTTCTATTTTGCTTTTAAAGTCCAATTTAATTTTGTTTAATGGATTGCTTTGTATTCAGATAGCTGCAGAGAGAAAGAGGGTTGTGAATGACCCTAAATCTATCATGCCGGCGGCATTTGTTTCCTTCAAAACTCGGTGGGGTGCAGCTGTTTGTGCACAAACTCAACAATCCAGAAACCCGACTATATGGTTAACTGAGTGGGCACCAGAACCACGTGATGTATATTGGCAAAACCTTGCTATTCCATATGTTTCACTCGCAGTTCGAAGGCTTATCATTGCTGTCGCATTCTTCTTTCTCACCTTCTTCTTCATGATTCCCATTGCCTTTGTACAATCCCTAGCAAGCATTGAAGGAATTGAGAAGGCTGCACCCTTTTTGAAGTTCATTATTGAAGTGTGAGTGTCCTTGTCTGTGTATGCTTACATAACATTCATGAGTTCCTAGGTCTAACAGACTAAATTTTGTTTTACCTTTCATAATAATCATGATTATAGTTGCAAAACTATACTTGAAATGCttttttgttttgtgtttttgCATGCATTAATAATTCTCTCATATCCATTCTAGAAGTGAAATCTATTGACATGTTTAGTTGACATATTGATTGCATTATCTATTAATGGAATTCCTCATGATTTatctgttaaagcttgatatacattattgacccacaacctaacagcttaaccttttaggtaaagtggtaatctaacatggtatctgagctctggttaccaggaggtcctaaATTCTAATCTTGTCGCCCGCCTTTATTCTATGGCATTATttgtcatttgtttatctctccacgtgctattgGGCTacacgtgcgggggagtgttaaagcttgatatacattgttgacccacaacctaacaacttaagcttttaggtgaagtggtaaacTAACATCATCTATATTAGCCATTTTCTTTTTCTGTAGATCAACACTTTTCCATACTAAAAGACCGTATATGTGCACGTGAAAGTATTTAGAGGAATTTTGGAGTGATTAATCAAGCTCCTTTGTGTTTGTCGTAAGATATTTTTCCCATTTGTGTTGTGTTAATGTGCTGTTACAAATCAGTTTTATTTCTTTTTACTCCTTTGTTTAATTTGATTTTAAGTGTTGGCTGTCAGGTGAATATTTAGGAACAATATTGCAAAATTTTGGCTATACAAGAATCTTGGTTGTTTAGTCATCTTTACACAAGTTTGTGCTAACAGTACTCTAAATTATTATGCAGGGGATTCATCAAGTCATTCATCCAAGGTTTTCTCCCTGGGATTGCTTTGAAGATTTTCCTTATCATTTTGCCCATGATATTGATGTTCATGTCCAAATTTGAAGGCTTTATATCTCTGTCATCTCTAGAAAGAAGATCAGCATCTAGATATTATCTTTTCAATTTTGTGAACGTATTTCTTGGGAGCATAATCACTGGAACCGCATTTGAACAGCTAAATACATTCATCAAGCAGTCAGCAAATGAGTATGTTATTCTTTTATAAATGAGTTGCCTTGTTCAGTATTTCCTTGAACTTTTTGCAGTGCataatgtttattttttttggggggggggggaactacaagcatgcatgtgtgtgtgtgtcatgTTGATATATATTGGCTTGCCTATCATCAGAAGGAATATTCATTTGAATGTTGAGGCTTGTTAAATTCAATTCAATTAAATGAAGATAACAGTAACTGCAAACTGATGTTTCAGTGATAAAGTGCTACAAAAATTCAAAGAAGGATTCAACTTATCAGAGTTAATTGTACTAAGAAAATGTgatctctttgacaaaaaaaactTGGTCTGGTTCTCTTGCCAGGTTATTTGGTTCATTAGCTATTTGTGAAGAAACTATGGTTTATGCTTGAAGTGAGAGAAACTTTTGATATAAGCTCATTGCTGGCCAAGAACTGTTAGCTGCAAAACTGCATTTGTTTCTTCTTCCCCATATATTTTCAATTGTAGCCCTTTTTAATTCCCATGGTATGTGCGCCATCAATTGTTAACTGTTATCACACAACTGGTGGGGCTAGAGCATCCTCATTCAAATTGTTTCTTCTCTCTCTTAAGTAAATCATAGTTCTTCATTTTTTGTTGCTAATGTCACAAAGTAAATATAATTTTCCCTTGTGGGTTTTGAACTGGCACTCTACCTGATCATAGTGTGCTTCGTTTAATTTGAGTGTGTAAACTATTTAAACTCTTACCTTGTTTGGTCCTCATGTAACCTCTGACAACATTAGTTATTTCATTTCAGTAGTACATTTTTGTGAtcttcagttcatttttgcaGTATTCCTAAAACAATTGGCGTAGCAATTCCAATGAAAGCAACTTTTTTCATAACGTATATAATGGTTGATGGATGGGCTGGCATTGCTGGGGAGATTTTAATGTTGAAACCACTGATCATATACCATTTAAAGAACTTTTTCTTAGTGAAGACTGAGAAGGACAGAGAGGAGGCAATGGATGCAGGGAGTCTTGGCTTCAACACTGGCGAACCtcaaattcaattttattttttactaggCCTTGTTTATGCTGTGGTGACACCAGTTCTCCTTCCTTTCATATTAGTATTCTTCTGCCTGGCTTTTGTTGTATTTCGTCATCAGGTAAAGTTTTGCCATTTTCATCATGAAATTTGACATATAAAGGTCTAAAGGATAAGAATTTTACAAACATCTTTATGCATATTATTTCATGTACACATCATTGTCAATCAGATGATTAGAATCCTGCTTCATAGTTGGGTATGACATAGAAAATCTGCTGGGGCCAAAATCAGTATAGTTTGATGATTTGCACCACTAGATTAAAATTGAACTTTTAATCCCGTAGAAAAAAGAGGGTTCAAATTCTGACAAGGACAAGGCATTTGGAAATTCGTAGTTCTTAAATAATTATTGTTGCATTCTATTGTCTCATCATGAATCATTATGGGCCCTATCATTATATTGTTTGAACATTTTTAGAAGAGATGCTAAATCATGTGGGTTGGATAGCAGAAGgtaattatcagtaaaaataaatgTCTCTAAGCTGACCTAAAAAAGTGCATGGTTTTTTGTGGAACTACACTCACATAGGCAAGGTTGTGTTCGAGTTTTTTCtcgatttatctttttttttaaaaatatattaaataataccttttttgggaaaataattcccggaatgactctgacgtaatcttgctacttcaagtagcgagatttgccacatgTCATTCCAGgaattattttttcaataaaagtattatttaatatatattttttaaaaatgataaactgGGAAAAAACTCCATGGAATCCTACAAATGCAACCAAATTTTTTGCCATTTGGAAATTCATTGATTTTTGTGTATGAATGAGTGATTTGATTATTCACTGTGCTCTCACCAGTCtgtattgagagagagagagtgctgcTTTGGTTCTCTTGGCACTCTTCTTCATGGGATGGGAGAGATCATTCTTCTGAGCACATATGGAAGAATCTGGCCCTATTTCAACACCACTTAGATAAAATGAACATTGAAAACATACATAAAAACTTCTTGATTATCCATTTAGGCCTTCACTTTGTAGGGGTATGGACCTAATTGTTCCTATGGAAGTCACCTAAAACTTGTGTGTTACTTGGTTTGCTCTTTAAAAGATAATAGCTTCAAGGATGAGGCAATATGCTGCTAAAACTTGTAAAGAacatttccctttttttttttgggaaagaaAAGATAGAGCAGAAGGTATTTGCAAACCTACTCTAGCGTGAAAACACAGGAGTGCATAGCCATTGTCATTTTTTGAATTGATTATTTCAttctctattttttctttttttatttgagGTGGTGGTTACCATTGCATCAACAAATCCTTGAAATATCAAGAAATGTATGTTACACACAATTTCATTTAAAGTGGAGAATGCTTTAAACTATGTTCCGGTAGTCGGCACTTCATGCAGTAATCAACTTGAAACTCCAATATTGCATTTCATTTATAGAACTGTTCTTGTTGATTGTTTCTTACCTATGGTTTGTGTAATCTGTCATCTGTATATCACACTTG
It contains:
- the LOC131153016 gene encoding calcium permeable stress-gated cation channel 1-like, with the translated sequence MATLADIGLSAAINILSAFIFLVAFAILRLQPFNDRVYFPKWYIKGLRSSPTQSGAFVRFVNLDFRSYVRFLNWMPDALKMPEPELIDHAGLDSAVYLRIYLIGLKIFVPITFLALTILVPVNWTNSTLELSKATYSDIDKLSISNIPLGSYRFWAHIVMAYVFTFWTCYVLQKEYETIASMRLQFLATERRRPDQFTVLVRNVPPDPDESISELVEHFFLVNHPEHYLTNQVVCNANKLAKLVEEKKGKHNWLDYYENKYSRNQSKRPLIKTGCLGLCGDRVDAIEFHASEIERLSKEIAAERKRVVNDPKSIMPAAFVSFKTRWGAAVCAQTQQSRNPTIWLTEWAPEPRDVYWQNLAIPYVSLAVRRLIIAVAFFFLTFFFMIPIAFVQSLASIEGIEKAAPFLKFIIEVGFIKSFIQGFLPGIALKIFLIILPMILMFMSKFEGFISLSSLERRSASRYYLFNFVNVFLGSIITGTAFEQLNTFIKQSANDIPKTIGVAIPMKATFFITYIMVDGWAGIAGEILMLKPLIIYHLKNFFLVKTEKDREEAMDAGSLGFNTGEPQIQFYFLLGLVYAVVTPVLLPFILVFFCLAFVVFRHQIINVYNQEYESGAAFWPDVHGRIITALVISQLLLMGLLSTKHAAQSTPFLIALPVLTIWFHRFCKGRYESAFVRYPLQEAMMKDTLEHAREPNLNLKSYLQNSYLHPVFKGGNDDEQEEVNGKWEPESVLVPTKRQSRRNTPLPSKFSGSSSPTLPDTIQEPPQP